The following proteins come from a genomic window of Phacochoerus africanus isolate WHEZ1 chromosome 9, ROS_Pafr_v1, whole genome shotgun sequence:
- the LOC125136570 gene encoding LOW QUALITY PROTEIN: olfactory receptor 2G3-like (The sequence of the model RefSeq protein was modified relative to this genomic sequence to represent the inferred CDS: deleted 1 base in 1 codon), giving the protein MGTNSSPVEDNIILAGFSDQPSLEKILFGVVLASYLLTLVGNTIIILIASTDPHLKTPMYFFLTHLSLVDICFTTSIVPQLLWNLRGPAKTITALGCAVQLYVSLALGSTECVLLAVMAFDRHAAVCKPLHYAAVMNPRLCQALAGVAWLSGVGNALIQSTVTLWLPRCGHRRLHHFFCEVPSMIKLACVDIHTNEVQLFIASLVLLLLPLALILTSYGHIVKAVTRIKSVQAWRKALGTCGSHVVVVCLFYKTCTAVYIQPNSSYAPTSGKFISLFYTVLTPSLNPLIYTLRNKDVQGAMRRLFHRDLGS; this is encoded by the exons ATGGGCACCAACAGTAGCCCTGTTGAAGACAACATCATCCTGGCGGGCTTCTCGGATCAGCCCAGCCTGGAAAAGATACTCTTCGGGGTTGTTTTGGCATCATACCTCCTGACTCTGGTGGGAAACACAATCATCATTCTGATCGCTTCCACTGACCCTCATCTCAAAacacccatgtactttttcctcaccCACCTCTCCCTAGTTGATATCTGCTTTACCACCAGTATTGTCCCCCAGCTGCTGTGGAACCTCAGGGGACCAGCCAAGACCATAACCGCCCTGGGCTGTGCTGTCCAGCTCTATGTCTCCCTGGCTTTGGGCTCCACTGAGTGTGTTCTCCTGGCTGTCATGGCTTTTGACCGCCACGCTGCCGTTTGCAAACCTCTCCACTATGCAGCTGTGATGAACCCAcggctgtgccaggccctggcaggGGTTGCATGGCTGAGTGGAGTAGGAAACGCTCTCATCCAGAGCACTGTCACCCTCTGGCTGCCTCGCTGTGGACACCGGCGGCtccatcatttcttctgtgaGGTGCCCTCCATGATTAAGCTTGCATGTGTGGACATCCACACCAATGAGGTCCAGCTATTCATtgcatccctggtcttgctcctcTTGCCCTTGGCACTGATACTGACGTCCTATGGACACATCGTCAAGGCAGTTACTAGGATCAAGTCAGTCCAGGCCTGGCGCAAAGCCCTGGGGACATGCGGATCCCACGTGGTGGTGGTGTGCCTCTTCTACAAGACC TGTACCGCTGTGTACATCCAGCCCAACAGCTCTTATGCCCCTACTTCTGGGAAATTCATCTCCCTCTTCTACACGGTACTGACTCCAAGCCTCAACCCTCTCATCTACACACTGAGGAATAAAGATGTGCAAGGAGCTATGAGAAGACTATTTCACAGGGACTTGGGCtcataa
- the LOC125135776 gene encoding olfactory receptor 2G6-like, whose product MEQNNETSGGDFILLGFSDQPQLEVLLFVVVLISYLLTLLGNTAIILVSCLDCRLHTPMYFFFTNLSSLDLCFTTSIVPQLLWNLKGPAKTITPVGCAIQLYVSLSLGSTECVLLTIMAFDRYVAVCRPLNYTSIMHPSFCKALAGVAWLSGVGNTLIQGTITLRLPRCGHRHLHHFLCEVPAMVKLACVDTQANEAQLFVATLVLLLLPVALILVSYGSIVQAVMKIKSVQAWRKALGTCGSHLLVVFLFFGPSSAIYIQPKRSYGQSQGKFLTLFYTVVTPTLNPLIYTLRNKDVKGALRRLLRRGQSS is encoded by the coding sequence atggaacaaaaCAATGAAACCTCTGGGGGagattttattttgcttggaTTCTCAGACCAGCCTCAATTGGAGGTCCTCCTTTTCGTGGTGGTGTTGATATCCTATCTTTTGACCCTCCTGGGCAACACGGCCATCATCCTGGTCTCCTGCCTGGACTGCAGACTTCACACACCTATGTATTTCTTCTTCACAAATCTCTCCTCTCTTGACCTTTGCTTCACCACCAGCATCGTCCCCCAGCTCCTCTGGAACCTGAAGGGACCAGCCAAGACCATCACGCCAGTGGGCTGTGCCATACAACTCTATGTGTCCCTGTCCCTGGGCTCCACTGAGTGTGTTCTCCTTACCATCATGGCATTTGACCGCTACGTGGCAGTCTGCAGACCTCTTAATTACACGAGCATCATGCACCCATCCTTTTGCAAGGCCTTAGCAGGAgtagcatggctcagtggagtaGGAAACACTCTCATCCAAGGAACCATCACCCTTCGGCTTCCTCGATGTGGACATCGCCACCTGCACCACTTCTTATGTGAAGTGCCCGCCATGGTCAAGCTGGCCTGCGTGGACACCCAAGCAAATGAAGCCCAGCTTTTTGTGGCCACGTTagttctccttcttcttcctgtgGCATTGATATTGGTCTCCTACGGATCCATTGTCCAAGCCGTGATGAAAATTAAGTCCGTCCAAGCTTGGCGCAAGGCTCTCGGGACCTGTGGTTCCCATCTGCTGGTGGTGTTCCTCTTCTTTGGGCCCAGCTCGGCCATATACATTCAACCAAAGAGATCCTATGGCCAAAGTCAGGGCAAGTTCCTTACACTCTTTTATACTGTTGTCACTCCCACACTCAACCCCCTGATATATACTCTGCGGAACAAGGATGTGAAGGGAGCCCTGAGAAGACTGCTGAGAAGAGGACAAAGTTCCTAA
- the LOC125135890 gene encoding olfactory receptor 2G3-like has protein sequence MKGTNFSTPAGFVLLGFSDQPRLEMVLLLVVSVTYTLTLTGNTAIILASYLSPKLHTPMYFFLSNLSFLDLCFTTSIVPQMLWNLRGPAKTISYAGCVLQLYVALGLGSTECVLLAVMAYDRFSAICRPLHYDVIMHPKLLQQLAALAWISGFVEATVQTILVFQLSLCSHHRVDDFMCEVPALIKSACVNTSFLENEAAVASVLYVVVPLGLILVSYGWIVRSVLRIKSAQGRRKACGTCGSHLLVVVLFFGGIISVYIQPKSKYTQNHSKFLTLFYTVVTPALNPLIYTLRNKEVKWALRGLLRRVPC, from the coding sequence ATGAAAGGGACAAATTTTAGCACTCCCGCAGGTTTCGTCTTACTGGGCTTTTCTGACCAGCCCCGGCTGGAGATGGTTCTCCTTCTGGTCGTCTCTGTCACGTACACTCTGACACTGACGGGGAACACGGCGATCATACTGGCCTCATACTTGAGCCCCAaactccacacacccatgtatttcttcctctccaatctCTCCTTCCTGGACCTCTGTTTCACTACCAGTATTGTCCCACAAATGCTTTGGAATCTCAGGGGGCCTGCGAAGACCATCAGCTACGCTGGTTGTGTGCTCCAGCTCTACGTTGCTTTGGGGCTGGGCTCCACGGAGTGCGTCCTCCTGGCCGTTATGGCCTATGACCGCTTCAGTGCCATCTGTCGGCCCCTCCACTATGATGTTATCATGCACCCCAAGCTTCTCCAGCAGCTAGCAGctctggcctggatcagtggttTCGTGGAGGCCACAGTTCAGACCATCCTGGTTTTCCAGTTGTCTCTCTGCAGCCACCACAGGGTGGATGATTTCATGTGTGAGGTGCCAGCCCTGATTAAAAGCGCCTGTGTGAACACAAGCTTCCTGGAAAATGAGGCCGCCGTAGCCAGTGTCCTCTATGTTGTTGTACCTCTGGGGCTTATTCTGGTCTCTTACGGCTGGATTGTTAGGAGCGTGCTGAGGATAAAATCTGCCCAAGGCAGGAGGAAAGCATGTGGGACCTGTGGGTCCCACCTGCTTGTTGTGGTTTTGTTCTTTGGAGGTATCATTTCCGTCTACATCCAACCCAAGAGCAAATACACACAGAATCACAGTAAATTCCTCACCCTCTTCTACACTGTAGTGACACCCGCGCTTAATCCTTTGATCTACACCTTGAGAAACAAGGAGGTTAAGTGGGCTCTAAGAGGATTACTGAGAAGAGTTCCATGTTAG